The stretch of DNA AGTGCTTTTGCTACTGCAGCAGTTGCTTCTTCGTTTCCTACCTGCCATACTCCAAAGCCAAGCTGTGGCATTTTCAAGCCATTGTTTAGTGTTACATAGTTCATCCAAAGCACTCCTTTAGCGGTTTTTATCGTATTTAGTATAGCGTTGCCTGCATAGGCTGTCATGTAAAATGCCTATGCATTCACACGACCTCCAACGGTACTTTCGACGCTGGCGGCGGGAATTCCTTGTCTATTTTTGCAAGATCATCTTCATTCAATACAAGATTGCCCGCATCAGCGTTTTCCATCACATGCGCAGCTTGTCCGGATTTCGGTATGCTGAGAACCTGGCCAGACCGGATCGTCCAAGCCAAAGCAATTTGGGAAACAGATACATCATATATTTTTGCCAGTTCCCGGACAGCGGCATTTTGCAGGATTTTCTTCCGGTCCCCTTGTGCCAATGGACAATACGCCATGATCGGTATCCCTTTTTCCTTATGCCAAGGCAGCAAATCATATTCGATTCCTCGGGCTGTGAGATTATATAGTACTTGGTTAACTGCGCAATTCTTTCCATCCTCGATCTTCCACAGCTCTTCCATATCATCTGTATCGAAATTCGATACACCCCAGCGCTTGATCTTCCCTTCTTCCTTCAGCTGTTCAAAAGCAGCTACCGTTTCCTCAAGCGGGACTGCTCCTCGCCAGTGCAGCAAATACAAATCCAGATAATCAGTGCCTAAACGCTCCAGGGAATGATTGCAAGCTTCCAATACATCATCGAATGCGGCATTGGAAGGTAGAACTTTTGAAACAAGGAAGACTTTTTCCCTTCTATTAGCAATAGCTTCCCGTACAAGATGCTCTGACCGGCCGTATCCGTACATTTCGGCTGTGTCGATCACCAGCAGCCCCTGATCGATCCCTGTCCGCAACGCTTGGATTTCATCATGCCGTTTCGACTCATCATCCCCTACATTCCATGTTCCTTGTCCGATTGCCGGAAGTTCGGTTCCATCTTGGAGTGTAATCATCTTCATCGTTTTCTCCTCCTCATCACTTACTTTTTCCCGTCAGACATCATTTATCAAACGTTTGTTCAAGAACGATGGATGGCAGCTTACATGCTCTTATTGGCAGGATACGCCAACTGCCATTGTTTTTCCTCAGCTGAACTGTCCCGACCCAATCACGAAATTTTTTCATCCATGGGCACATTGATCGGGACCTTATCCGGCTTTTCTGCTCGGCATCTACATCCCGATCAGACAGCTGCCTGGATTCGTCCAGGAAATCACGAAGTTTTTCCCGCCGACATATGGTGTTGCAGCCTTGTGTGATGTCCTGATCTGCAATGGAAATCACCTTTGCCAAAGCCCCAAACTCCATATTGGACGAATTCAAGGAAACATTCGGCTTGCGAATTAATTTATTCGATTCTGTCACACAGCTGCCCGGCATCCGCAGCATACTCTTCCTGACTGGCATGATTTTTTAAGCTTTGGCATTTGGATGCGTTCTGTCCGGATGTGATTTGAGTTTTTACCCAAGGAGCAAAAAAGACAGTATCCTGTTTAACGAGGAGTACTGTCTTTTTTTGTTTATTGCCTATTATTCAAACGCTTGTTTGACTTCCTTCTTCGACATAATCTACTCCTGCAGATAACGATATAACGTTGTCTTGCTTATGCCCGTTTCAATGGTAATTTCCGCTATCGTATATTTTTTGCTGCGATACATATCAATCGCCCTCTGCACATTCCTGTCCGGCTTCCGCGGTCTTCCCCCTATCCGATTCCTCGATTTGGCTTCAGACAGGCCTGCTTTGGTCCTCTCCCCGACCACTTCTTTCCGAAAATCGGCAATCTGTTCCAGATGCTGAAAAAACGAATCTTCCCTGGTATCGATCCCGTCTTCTATCGATACCAGGACAGCTTGCTTTTCCTTCAGATTCCGGCAAATTTCGATCAGATGCTTTGTCGAGTTAGCCAAACTGTACAATTTGCGTACAACCACCTCATCTCCTGGCTGCAGCTTCTCCAATAGTTCCTCGAGTAAAGGCTGTCCTTGTACATCCTCCCTTTCTTCTATCACTGTTTCACAGCTTTTTATTTCTTTTGGCTGCAGCGCCCATTTTTCTTGTACAAATTCCCTTATATATGCGATTTTCATTCCGGCTCACCCCAAATATGGTACCAAAAACGTTTGTTTTGGTTCACAAAATACTTCCATCATGTTACAGTAAGCTTAACAAAATTCGGACGCGACTTCTATGAGACTTGGAAGTCAACACATTATATATAAAATGAGGTGTATGTAGATTGTCAGCAACAAAACTGAATAAACAATGGTTTGGCAATATCCGCGGTGATCTCCTATCCGGTATCGTCGTGGCCTTGGCCTTGATTCCCGAAGCAATCGCTTTTTCCATCATCGCAGGTGTAGATCCGATGGTCGGTTTATATGCATCCTTTTCCATGGCTGTGATCATTGCCATCGTCGGCGGAAGACCTGCGATGATTTCTGCTGCCACAGGCGCGATGGCATTATTGATGGTGACATTGGTAAAGGAGCACGGCTTGCAGTATTTATTTGCCACCACCATCCTGACCGGTGTCCTGCAGCTCCTATTTGGCGTCTTAGGTATTGCCCGTTTCATGAAATTCATTCCGCGTTCGGTCATGATCGGATTTGTGAACGCACTTGCCATCCTGATATTCATGGCACAAGTTCCGCATTTCATCGGGATCAATACGACCACTTACATCATAGTAGGTGTCACACTTGCCATCATCTATCTGTTCCCTTACGTCACGAAGGCCGTGCCGGCACCCCTGGTAGCCATTCTGGCAATGACCATTCTGTCCATCGTATTGCATCTCGATGTCCGGACTGTAGGTGACTTGGGTGAAATCAAACAAGCATTGCCTTCTTTCTTGATTCCTGATATCCCCTTCAGCTTGGAGACCTTGCAAATCATCTTCCCGACGGCATTGGCGCTGTCGATCGTCGGGCTGCTGGAATCCTTGCTGACAGCATCGATTGTCGATGACATGACAGATACCGATAGCAATAAAAACAAGGAAGCTCGCGGACAGGGCATTGCCAATATCGTGACAGGCTTTTTCGGCGGCATGGCAGGCTGTGCGATGATCGGACAGTCCGTCATCAACGTCAAATCCGGCGGGCGCGGACGTCTTTCCACCCTTGTCGCAGGTATATTCCTGATGTTCCTCATCCTTGTTTTGGGAGACTGGGTCGTAATGATTCCAATGCCTGCACTTGTCGGTGTCATGATCATGGTTTCCATCGGTACATTTGATTGGCACTCACTGCGCAGCCTCACACGCGTGCCTTTGTCGGATTCGGCTGTCATGGTCGTGACCGTCATCGCGGTGGTAGCCACGCATAATTTATCCATCGGTGTATTCATCGGTATCCTGCTGAGTGCCATTTTCTTCGTTGCCAAGATTTCAAAAGTGAAAATCGAAGAAAGTACTGGCAAAGACCATATCCGATATGCTATCACAGGCCAGCTTTTCTTTGCCTCCGTGACCGATTTCATGAATGGCTTCTCTTATGAGGATCCAGTAAAACAAGTGACCCTTGATTTTACAAATACGCATGTCTGGGATGACTCCGCAGTGGCAGCGATTGACAAAGTCGTGCTAAAATTCAGGGAGAAAGGGACGACTGTCACCTTGGAAGGCTTGAATAATGACAGTCAGGCACTGATGCACAGATTGACAACCAGCGATTCGGCATATGTGAAAGTATCAAACCATTAAAAGGCGGTGCATCCATGTATAAGAAAATCGTAGTGGCAATCGACGCTTCCGATCATTCTTTTCTCGCAGCAGAGCACGCAATCCAGCTGGCAAAGCTGCAGCCTGAAACACATGTCGAGGGAATTCAAGTCCTGGATTATGAAAAGACAAAAGCGGATGTCCTGCACAGCAGCGATCCAATCCAGCTCCAGAGCAAGCGCGAGGAGAAACTCCAGCGATTCCGCGATGCATTCGAAGCTGCATCCATCCATTACAAATTGATCATGAAGCATGGCGAGCCAGCCTCAATGATCCTTGAGCACGCACGTGACACGAAAGCCGACCTCATCATCATCGGCAGCCGCGGACTGAATCCTCTCCAGGAAATCGTACTCGGCAGCGTCAGCAGCAGTGTCGCAAAACGAGCCAAATGCTCCGTGATGATCGTTAAATGACAAAGGCTGCCGGATACCGGCAGCCTTTTATTTTACTAAGGAAAGGAGTAAGACAATGAAGATAAGAAAGCTCCAGCCAACAGAAACGCCGCCAATGGATCTTCTCCTCGAAGCCGATCCCTCTAAAAATCAAATTGCCGCTTACCTTCGCGAAGGCAGCAGCTATGTCGCTGAAAAAGAAAATCACATTCTCGGCATCTATGTCCTGGTGAAGAACAGGGAAGACACTGCAGAAATAATCAATATCTCAATCAGAGAAGCCCATCAAGGAAAAGGTATCGGAAAAAAACTCATCCGTCATGCGATGGAACAGGCCCGCGCAAAAGGCTTTGCCTTCTTGGAAGTGGGAACAGGCAACTCCAGCATCGATCAAATCGCCTTCTACCAGAAATGCGGCTTTCGCATGACTGGAATCGACCGGGATCATTTCCTCCGGCATTACGACGAACCGATTCATGAAAATGGCATCCAGTGCAGGGATATGATTCGTTTTTCATATGAGCTTTAAATTTGAGTGTCCACACTATGATAAACAATCGCTTCATCGATTTCCTTGCGTAATAAAGGGCAAGCGCAGAAGATCAAGCCTCCGCCTTAGCTGGTGCCCTGGAAGCAACCCGATAAAAGTGTCCATTGGATTCTACGCTTTCTGCGTGTATAGAAACAGTCTCACCAGTCGGTAAATGGACGAAAGGTACTTTCTCTTTTTTCTCGGTAAATCGGATTTCCCGTTTTACAACGACCTCTTTTCGCTTATGGACGAGATTAGCCAAATCCTCGACAATGGCGCTTGCTGTCGGCAAGGCACCAGCACCCGGACCCTGGAGCTTCAGCTTGCCAACCAGGTCACCTTCGATACACACGGCATTATCCACTCCATCGACACTGTACAGCGGATGATCTGCAGATAATATCACCGGTTCGACAGAGGCTGTGACTTCCCCTCCTGCATTTTCAAGCGTTGCAACATGCTTTATTTTCCAGCCTCTTCCTGCTGCCTCCTGGATATCCTGCGCGGAAACGGACCGGATTCCCCTGCGCGTCACTTTTTCCCAATCCGGCTGGGCCTCGAATAATAAATCACTCAGGACCATCAGTTTATAAAAAGCATCCCAGCCATCCACATCGTTGGCTGGATCCGCCTCTGCAAATCCGGCTTCCTGCGCAAGCCGCAGTGCATCTTCAAATATCAATCCTTTATCGGCCATTTCAGTCAGGATGAAATTGGAGGTGCCATTCAATATCGCCTCCACTTTGACAACACGATTGATATGCAGGAGCTGCTTCAGTGTGCCGATTACCGGGACACCGCCTGCCACTGCTGCTTCATATTCCAGCCTGACACCTTTTTGCTTTGCCAATCGCTTTAGTTCTGCCCCGCGGGATGCAATCAGCTCTTTATTCGCCGTGATGATATGACAGCCGCGATGGATTGCCTCACTCAGATAGCTGAAGGCAGGCTCGATGCCCACACTCGCTTCGATGATTACATCGAGCTTTTCGATTGCAAAAAGCTCCGCTGCTTCGTCGGTGAGAAGTGTATCCGAGACTTGCCCTGCATACTTCTGTTTATCGCGCACCAATACACCCGCCACCTGTACTTCTTTCCCGAATATCGTCTGCAGATTCTCCTGATGGGAGCGGATTGTCCTCCCCACTGCGCTGCCTACGGTACCATAACCTATCAATCCAATTTTAACTGCTGTCATCCTTGTTGCCTCCTTCGAGTGATTTTACGCATAAAAAAAGCCTCCCTGAGAGGACAGGGAGACGAATGAACCGCACTGTGTCTTCTCTCATCTGCAGGAATTAGCACCTATACAAGTCTAAGATTAACTTGCAGGTTGCCGGGCATCATCGGGCCAGTCCCTCCGCCACTCTTGATAAGAGTTTTGTATTCGTTTGTTATGAAGGAGTTTAGCATGAATAAGATACATCGTCAACTGAAAATTCACACAATATCAGCCGACCAGACTGTCATAAAGGGAACGCGCCCGGGCGATATCATTTACGCCATGAACGATTGCCCGCCCATCGGCAAATAACACAATCC from Terribacillus sp. FSL K6-0262 encodes:
- a CDS encoding GNAT family N-acetyltransferase; this encodes MKIRKLQPTETPPMDLLLEADPSKNQIAAYLREGSSYVAEKENHILGIYVLVKNREDTAEIINISIREAHQGKGIGKKLIRHAMEQARAKGFAFLEVGTGNSSIDQIAFYQKCGFRMTGIDRDHFLRHYDEPIHENGIQCRDMIRFSYEL
- a CDS encoding SulP family inorganic anion transporter; translated protein: MSATKLNKQWFGNIRGDLLSGIVVALALIPEAIAFSIIAGVDPMVGLYASFSMAVIIAIVGGRPAMISAATGAMALLMVTLVKEHGLQYLFATTILTGVLQLLFGVLGIARFMKFIPRSVMIGFVNALAILIFMAQVPHFIGINTTTYIIVGVTLAIIYLFPYVTKAVPAPLVAILAMTILSIVLHLDVRTVGDLGEIKQALPSFLIPDIPFSLETLQIIFPTALALSIVGLLESLLTASIVDDMTDTDSNKNKEARGQGIANIVTGFFGGMAGCAMIGQSVINVKSGGRGRLSTLVAGIFLMFLILVLGDWVVMIPMPALVGVMIMVSIGTFDWHSLRSLTRVPLSDSAVMVVTVIAVVATHNLSIGVFIGILLSAIFFVAKISKVKIEESTGKDHIRYAITGQLFFASVTDFMNGFSYEDPVKQVTLDFTNTHVWDDSAVAAIDKVVLKFREKGTTVTLEGLNNDSQALMHRLTTSDSAYVKVSNH
- a CDS encoding aldo/keto reductase, translating into MKMITLQDGTELPAIGQGTWNVGDDESKRHDEIQALRTGIDQGLLVIDTAEMYGYGRSEHLVREAIANRREKVFLVSKVLPSNAAFDDVLEACNHSLERLGTDYLDLYLLHWRGAVPLEETVAAFEQLKEEGKIKRWGVSNFDTDDMEELWKIEDGKNCAVNQVLYNLTARGIEYDLLPWHKEKGIPIMAYCPLAQGDRKKILQNAAVRELAKIYDVSVSQIALAWTIRSGQVLSIPKSGQAAHVMENADAGNLVLNEDDLAKIDKEFPPPASKVPLEVV
- a CDS encoding homoserine dehydrogenase; the protein is MTAVKIGLIGYGTVGSAVGRTIRSHQENLQTIFGKEVQVAGVLVRDKQKYAGQVSDTLLTDEAAELFAIEKLDVIIEASVGIEPAFSYLSEAIHRGCHIITANKELIASRGAELKRLAKQKGVRLEYEAAVAGGVPVIGTLKQLLHINRVVKVEAILNGTSNFILTEMADKGLIFEDALRLAQEAGFAEADPANDVDGWDAFYKLMVLSDLLFEAQPDWEKVTRRGIRSVSAQDIQEAAGRGWKIKHVATLENAGGEVTASVEPVILSADHPLYSVDGVDNAVCIEGDLVGKLKLQGPGAGALPTASAIVEDLANLVHKRKEVVVKREIRFTEKKEKVPFVHLPTGETVSIHAESVESNGHFYRVASRAPAKAEA
- a CDS encoding universal stress protein, with the protein product MYKKIVVAIDASDHSFLAAEHAIQLAKLQPETHVEGIQVLDYEKTKADVLHSSDPIQLQSKREEKLQRFRDAFEAASIHYKLIMKHGEPASMILEHARDTKADLIIIGSRGLNPLQEIVLGSVSSSVAKRAKCSVMIVK
- a CDS encoding recombinase family protein; translated protein: MKIAYIREFVQEKWALQPKEIKSCETVIEEREDVQGQPLLEELLEKLQPGDEVVVRKLYSLANSTKHLIEICRNLKEKQAVLVSIEDGIDTREDSFFQHLEQIADFRKEVVGERTKAGLSEAKSRNRIGGRPRKPDRNVQRAIDMYRSKKYTIAEITIETGISKTTLYRYLQE